One stretch of Chaetodon auriga isolate fChaAug3 chromosome 18, fChaAug3.hap1, whole genome shotgun sequence DNA includes these proteins:
- the cenpw gene encoding centromere protein W — MLNKAPKLKYTVKAKMKSNINVRPASEAMIELLTLLFLNSLAEEARTKAFEDKSLTIRAEHLKAVSKKVLKKARG; from the exons ATGCTCAACAAGGCACCCAAATTAAAATACACAGTTAAAGCGAAAATGAAGAGTAACATAAACGTGAGGCCGGCGTCAGAGGCAATG ATTGAACTCCTCACGCTGCTGTTTTTGAACAGCCTGGCTGAGGAGGCGAGGACCAAAGCTTTTGAGGACAAATCTTTAACAATTCGAGCTGAGCACCTGAAAGCAGTTTCTAAG AAAGTCCTGAAAAAAGcaagaggatga
- the tpd52l1 gene encoding tumor protein D53 isoform X3: METRQQELYSSVLSEAVVDWGSMGPGEEWVNSATHEGEQGLNQGMFYPSGEELVKRSSDGEYVAPVVQNGRSFTERAKTSPSGDDQWGQTSVSHSDNWVMSTTWDMQLDSTERGHLTAGFLDSEPLREADEDFVSDVNLNNPIMTEEEREEIQQELAKLEEEISTLKQVLLSKEKQHADLKQKLGITPLNELRSNFSRGWHDMQTSTAYKKTSETLSTAGQRTSAAFSTLGSAITRKFGDMSYSIRHSMSMPTMRNSPSFKSFEETVENTVSTIKTKVGASESRGSFEEVLSSAANASSQDTPTNILTDSSERPC, encoded by the exons ATGGAGACCAGACAACAAG AGTTGTACTCAAGTGTTCTGAGTGAAGCAGTGGTGGACTGGGGCAGCATGGGTCCAGGAGAGGAATGGGTTAACTCAGCCACACACGAGGGAGAGCAGG GTTTGAATCAGGGTATGTTTTACCCCTCTGGTGAGGAATTGGTTAAAAGGAGCTCAGATGGTGAATACGTGGCTCCAGTGGTCCAAAATGGGCGAAGCTTCACAGAACGTGCTAAAACTTCACCATCAGGGGACGATCAGTGGGGTCAGACGTCAGTGTCCCACTCTGACAACTGGGTCATGTCCACCACTTGGGACATGCAGCTGGACAGCACAG AGAGAGGACACCTCACAGCAG gTTTCCTGGACTCTGAGCCACTGAGGGAAGCTGATGAAGATTTTGTGTCAGATGTCAACTTAAACAACCCCAtcatgacagaggaggagagagaggagattcAGCAAGAGTTAGCTAAA TTGGAAGAGGAGATCAGCACGCTGAAGCAGGTTTTGTTgtccaaagagaagcagcacgCTGACCTCAAACAGAAACTGGGCATCACTCCTCTGAACGAGCTCAGAAGCAACTTCAGCAGAGGCTGGCACGACATGCAGACCTCCACGGC CTATAAGAAGACATCAGAGACACTGTCCACAGCAGGGCAGAGAACCTCAGCAGCCTTCAGCACACTGGGCAGCGCCATCACCAGGAAGTTCGGGGACATGAG CTACTCTATCAGACACTCTATGAGCATGCCCACCATGAG AAACTCCCCCAGCTTCAAGTCTTTTGAGGAGACAGTTGAGAATACAGTGTCCACTATCAAG ACAAAGGTCGGCGCttcagagagcagaggcagcttTGAGGAAGTCCTCTCCTCCGCAGCCAATGCCAGCTCTCAGGACACACCCACCAACATCTTGACGGACAGCTCCGAGAGGCCGTGCTAG
- the LOC143336090 gene encoding uncharacterized protein LOC143336090 produces the protein MAAIDLERGLEHGGRGWGKERPELMDNFDSEMQEWEDQLQDIQRKIEELYNEVQARRGANDIPADNQKHGNELECGQGHHGNGLCVPSHHGKSHSGAITVPHHYSNGCNYSSNGYSYPANHQNGYGYCHTNGVSEIGDLLQDYLGHGKQMSRKNNGARHVHFSDTIKVSPDVPAYQNEIRRSSGNERIGQEQFLGSFEETENRTNQVSHMKGSARRESSPNKENTGAKPPLGQRDGPAVQPRSQLPITTTESPALDRKSFSPGVLGDRKCSSPSVLRKFGAMLQENEGKMLTESGVVTHQGLAPEPKCPTPGCQRRAMGATAVAGRAPMRVPTQKCQADSNVLTAEIEPSQEWGLVSDSGRQNHKDHRGGYSSSKGSQRSPQQSQRRSQVAGSPKVRPRANSGPDRDGGLAQVERSRRPAHQHVEPKMDHRVSSSSSGAQKIQRGGLVGQEMPGCGRARDEGLIELLDMLEIQHEYSSSPRTGHTAYRQEPQQVNPAELPPAKLNKSFSRPARPANQRPPSRWAGRTPTARITAPSGPMYRPPSPLTRTPSPMTRTPSPALKHRPLISYSLQTETVIM, from the exons ttgtaCAATGAAGTTCAGGCTCGCAGAGGAGCAAACGATATCCCTGCTGACAACCAGAAACATGGCAACGAGTTGGAGTGTGGCCAAGGGCACCATGGCAATGGTCTTTGTGTGCCCAGCCATCATGGCAAGAGTCACTCTGGAGCTATAACTGTGCCACATCACTATAGTAACGGCTGTAACTATAGCTCCAATGGGTACAGCTACCCAGCGAATCATCAGAATGGCTACGGTTACTGCCACACCAATGGAGTGTCAGAGATCGGAGACTTACTGCAGGATTATTTGGGGCATGGGAAGCAAATGAGCCGGAAGAACAATGGAGCTCGACATGTG CACTTCAGTGACACAATAAAGGTGAGCCCGGACGTCCCTGCATACCAGAATGAGATCAGAAGAAGTTCTGGAAATGAAAG GATTGGTCAAGAGCAATTTTTGGGCAGTTTTGAGGAAACTGAGAACAGGACAAACCAAGTGTCTCACATGAAGGGGTCCGCCCGCAGAGAGAGTTCCcccaacaaagaaaacacaggtgCCAAGCCCCCTCTTGGACAAAGGGATGGTCCTGCTGTACAACCACGCTCACAGCTCCCAATCACAACAACTGAATCACCTGCTCTGGACAGGAAGTCCTTCAGTCCTGGTGTCCTGGGAGATAGGAAGTGCAGCAGCCCCTCTGTTCTCAGGAAGTTTGGAGCCATGCTTCAGGAAAACGAGGGCAAAATGCTCACTGAATCAGGGGTGGTGACCCATCAGGGACTGGCCCCTGAGCCAAAGTGCCCCACCCCTGGATGTCAGCGCAGAGCAATGGGAGCCACTGCAGTCGCCGGCAGGGCGCCCATGCGCGTGCCTACCCAGAAATGCCAAGCAGATTCCAACGTGCTGACAGCAGAGATAGAGCCCAGCCAAGAATGGGGGTTAGTGTCAGACTCTGGTAGACAGAATCACAAGGATCACAGAGGAGGATACAGCAGTTCTAAAGGATCCCAGCGGAGTCCTCAGCAGTCCCAGAGGAGATCACAGGTGGCGGGGAGCCCAAAGGTCAGACCCAGGGCTAACAGTGGgccagacagagatggaggactGGCTCAAGTGGAGAGATCAAGGAGGCCTGCACACCAACATGTGGAGCCCAAAATGGACCACAGGGTCTCAAGTTCTTCTTCCGGAGCTCAGAAGATCCAGAGGGGAGGCTTAGTGGGACAGGAGATGCCAGGCTGTGGCCGAGCGAGGGATGAAGGACTTATTGAGCTGCTGGACATGCTTGAGATCCAACATGAGTACAGCTCCAGTCCCagaacaggacacacagcttACAGACAGGAGCCACAGCAG GTAAACCCAGCCGAGTTGCCGCCAGCCAAACTTAACAAGAGCTTCTCTCGTCCTGCGCGGCCAGCCAACCAGAGACCTCCTTCCAGATGGGCCGGCCGCACCCCTACTGCCAGGATCACCGCCCCATCAGGCCCAATGTACCGTCCACCAAGCCCCCTTACACGCACCCCAAGTCCCATGACCAGAACCCCAAGTCCCGCTCTGAAACACCGGCCTCTCATTTCCTATTCCCTTCAGACTGAGACTGTCATTATGTGA
- the LOC143336437 gene encoding R-spondin-3-like, with the protein MRIPSLIWILHIVNLIRGLENTKILRYRRSSSVSRLCPAGCVTCSSLNGCLSCKPRLFFHLELDGMRQRGICLSSCPRGHYGMRSPHISTCKRCKEDCAACFSENFCTRCHPGHFLFRGKCENSCPNGVTANAALRECTECSIGCEACVRRNVCVRCRADLYFLHGQCHHTCPREFEPDVQLMQCLPRVHCEVGEWTDWSPCVRRRSTRAYRRGEETRTRQVLQPPSVSGDPCPHVSEIRKCVIKKRPKNPSRLY; encoded by the exons ATGCGGATACCATCGTTAATTTGGATTCTGCACATTGTGAATCTAATCAGAGGCCTTGAGAACACAAAGATTCTGCGATACAGAC GTAGCTCCTCAGTGAGCAGACTCTGTCCGGCAGGTTGTGTGACATGCTCGTCCCTGAATGGCTGTCTGTCCTGTAAACCTCGCCTCTTCTTCCACTTGGAGCTGGACGGGATGCGGCAGAGGGGcatctgtttgtcctcctgtcCCCGGGGTCACTATGGCATGCGCTCTCCACACATCAGCACCTGCAAGA GGTGCAAGGAAGACTGCGCTGCCTGTTTTAGTGAAAATTTCTGCACACGTTGTCATCCTGGTCACTTCCTGTTCcgaggaaaatgtgaaaacagctgtccaAACGGTGTTACAGCAAACGCAGCGCTGCGAGAATGCACAG agtgCTCCATAGGCTGTGAGGCGTGTGTGAGGAGGAACGTGTGTGTGAGGTGTAGAGCAGACCTGTACTTTCTCCACGGCCAGTGCCATCACACCTGCCCGAGGGAATTTGAGCCTGATGTGCAGCTTATGCAATGCCTCCCCCGAG TGCACTGTGAGGTTGGGGAATGGACTGATTGGAGTCCATGTGTTCGGAGAAGGAGCACACGGGCCTACaggaggggagaagagacaCGTACCCGACAAGTCCTGCAACCCCCGAGTGTCTCTGGTGACCCCTGTCCACATGTGTCAGAGATCAGGAAGTGTGTCATCAAAAAGAGGCCAAAAAATCCAAGTAGGCTGTATTAA
- the tpd52l1 gene encoding tumor protein D53 isoform X2 produces MNNSINLTRCGQNGLLGPAGTHLLPSMQCVRALKPSGLNQGMFYPSGEELVKRSSDGEYVAPVVQNGRSFTERAKTSPSGDDQWGQTSVSHSDNWVMSTTWDMQLDSTERGHLTAGFLDSEPLREADEDFVSDVNLNNPIMTEEEREEIQQELAKLEEEISTLKQVLLSKEKQHADLKQKLGITPLNELRSNFSRGWHDMQTSTAYKKTSETLSTAGQRTSAAFSTLGSAITRKFGDMRSNSIGYSIRHSMSMPTMRNSPSFKSFEETVENTVSTIKTKVGASESRGSFEEVLSSAANASSQDTPTNILTDSSERPC; encoded by the exons ATGAATAATAGTATAAATCTGACCAGGTGTGGCCAAAATGGACTGCTGGGCCCCGCTGGCACCCACCTCCTGCCCTCCATGCAGTGTGTCCGTGCTCTGAAGCCTTCAG GTTTGAATCAGGGTATGTTTTACCCCTCTGGTGAGGAATTGGTTAAAAGGAGCTCAGATGGTGAATACGTGGCTCCAGTGGTCCAAAATGGGCGAAGCTTCACAGAACGTGCTAAAACTTCACCATCAGGGGACGATCAGTGGGGTCAGACGTCAGTGTCCCACTCTGACAACTGGGTCATGTCCACCACTTGGGACATGCAGCTGGACAGCACAG AGAGAGGACACCTCACAGCAG gTTTCCTGGACTCTGAGCCACTGAGGGAAGCTGATGAAGATTTTGTGTCAGATGTCAACTTAAACAACCCCAtcatgacagaggaggagagagaggagattcAGCAAGAGTTAGCTAAA TTGGAAGAGGAGATCAGCACGCTGAAGCAGGTTTTGTTgtccaaagagaagcagcacgCTGACCTCAAACAGAAACTGGGCATCACTCCTCTGAACGAGCTCAGAAGCAACTTCAGCAGAGGCTGGCACGACATGCAGACCTCCACGGC CTATAAGAAGACATCAGAGACACTGTCCACAGCAGGGCAGAGAACCTCAGCAGCCTTCAGCACACTGGGCAGCGCCATCACCAGGAAGTTCGGGGACATGAG GTCCAACTCTATAGG CTACTCTATCAGACACTCTATGAGCATGCCCACCATGAG AAACTCCCCCAGCTTCAAGTCTTTTGAGGAGACAGTTGAGAATACAGTGTCCACTATCAAG ACAAAGGTCGGCGCttcagagagcagaggcagcttTGAGGAAGTCCTCTCCTCCGCAGCCAATGCCAGCTCTCAGGACACACCCACCAACATCTTGACGGACAGCTCCGAGAGGCCGTGCTAG
- the tpd52l1 gene encoding tumor protein D53 isoform X1 gives METRQQELYSSVLSEAVVDWGSMGPGEEWVNSATHEGEQGLNQGMFYPSGEELVKRSSDGEYVAPVVQNGRSFTERAKTSPSGDDQWGQTSVSHSDNWVMSTTWDMQLDSTERGHLTAGFLDSEPLREADEDFVSDVNLNNPIMTEEEREEIQQELAKLEEEISTLKQVLLSKEKQHADLKQKLGITPLNELRSNFSRGWHDMQTSTAYKKTSETLSTAGQRTSAAFSTLGSAITRKFGDMRSNSIGYSIRHSMSMPTMRNSPSFKSFEETVENTVSTIKTKVGASESRGSFEEVLSSAANASSQDTPTNILTDSSERPC, from the exons ATGGAGACCAGACAACAAG AGTTGTACTCAAGTGTTCTGAGTGAAGCAGTGGTGGACTGGGGCAGCATGGGTCCAGGAGAGGAATGGGTTAACTCAGCCACACACGAGGGAGAGCAGG GTTTGAATCAGGGTATGTTTTACCCCTCTGGTGAGGAATTGGTTAAAAGGAGCTCAGATGGTGAATACGTGGCTCCAGTGGTCCAAAATGGGCGAAGCTTCACAGAACGTGCTAAAACTTCACCATCAGGGGACGATCAGTGGGGTCAGACGTCAGTGTCCCACTCTGACAACTGGGTCATGTCCACCACTTGGGACATGCAGCTGGACAGCACAG AGAGAGGACACCTCACAGCAG gTTTCCTGGACTCTGAGCCACTGAGGGAAGCTGATGAAGATTTTGTGTCAGATGTCAACTTAAACAACCCCAtcatgacagaggaggagagagaggagattcAGCAAGAGTTAGCTAAA TTGGAAGAGGAGATCAGCACGCTGAAGCAGGTTTTGTTgtccaaagagaagcagcacgCTGACCTCAAACAGAAACTGGGCATCACTCCTCTGAACGAGCTCAGAAGCAACTTCAGCAGAGGCTGGCACGACATGCAGACCTCCACGGC CTATAAGAAGACATCAGAGACACTGTCCACAGCAGGGCAGAGAACCTCAGCAGCCTTCAGCACACTGGGCAGCGCCATCACCAGGAAGTTCGGGGACATGAG GTCCAACTCTATAGG CTACTCTATCAGACACTCTATGAGCATGCCCACCATGAG AAACTCCCCCAGCTTCAAGTCTTTTGAGGAGACAGTTGAGAATACAGTGTCCACTATCAAG ACAAAGGTCGGCGCttcagagagcagaggcagcttTGAGGAAGTCCTCTCCTCCGCAGCCAATGCCAGCTCTCAGGACACACCCACCAACATCTTGACGGACAGCTCCGAGAGGCCGTGCTAG
- the tpd52l1 gene encoding tumor protein D53 isoform X7 — translation METRQQGFLDSEPLREADEDFVSDVNLNNPIMTEEEREEIQQELAKLEEEISTLKQVLLSKEKQHADLKQKLGITPLNELRSNFSRGWHDMQTSTAYKKTSETLSTAGQRTSAAFSTLGSAITRKFGDMRNSPSFKSFEETVENTVSTIKTKVGASESRGSFEEVLSSAANASSQDTPTNILTDSSERPC, via the exons ATGGAGACCAGACAACAAG gTTTCCTGGACTCTGAGCCACTGAGGGAAGCTGATGAAGATTTTGTGTCAGATGTCAACTTAAACAACCCCAtcatgacagaggaggagagagaggagattcAGCAAGAGTTAGCTAAA TTGGAAGAGGAGATCAGCACGCTGAAGCAGGTTTTGTTgtccaaagagaagcagcacgCTGACCTCAAACAGAAACTGGGCATCACTCCTCTGAACGAGCTCAGAAGCAACTTCAGCAGAGGCTGGCACGACATGCAGACCTCCACGGC CTATAAGAAGACATCAGAGACACTGTCCACAGCAGGGCAGAGAACCTCAGCAGCCTTCAGCACACTGGGCAGCGCCATCACCAGGAAGTTCGGGGACATGAG AAACTCCCCCAGCTTCAAGTCTTTTGAGGAGACAGTTGAGAATACAGTGTCCACTATCAAG ACAAAGGTCGGCGCttcagagagcagaggcagcttTGAGGAAGTCCTCTCCTCCGCAGCCAATGCCAGCTCTCAGGACACACCCACCAACATCTTGACGGACAGCTCCGAGAGGCCGTGCTAG
- the tpd52l1 gene encoding tumor protein D53 isoform X5 — protein METRQQELYSSVLSEAVVDWGSMGPGEEWVNSATHEGEQERGHLTAGFLDSEPLREADEDFVSDVNLNNPIMTEEEREEIQQELAKLEEEISTLKQVLLSKEKQHADLKQKLGITPLNELRSNFSRGWHDMQTSTAYKKTSETLSTAGQRTSAAFSTLGSAITRKFGDMRSNSIGYSIRHSMSMPTMRNSPSFKSFEETVENTVSTIKTKVGASESRGSFEEVLSSAANASSQDTPTNILTDSSERPC, from the exons ATGGAGACCAGACAACAAG AGTTGTACTCAAGTGTTCTGAGTGAAGCAGTGGTGGACTGGGGCAGCATGGGTCCAGGAGAGGAATGGGTTAACTCAGCCACACACGAGGGAGAGCAGG AGAGAGGACACCTCACAGCAG gTTTCCTGGACTCTGAGCCACTGAGGGAAGCTGATGAAGATTTTGTGTCAGATGTCAACTTAAACAACCCCAtcatgacagaggaggagagagaggagattcAGCAAGAGTTAGCTAAA TTGGAAGAGGAGATCAGCACGCTGAAGCAGGTTTTGTTgtccaaagagaagcagcacgCTGACCTCAAACAGAAACTGGGCATCACTCCTCTGAACGAGCTCAGAAGCAACTTCAGCAGAGGCTGGCACGACATGCAGACCTCCACGGC CTATAAGAAGACATCAGAGACACTGTCCACAGCAGGGCAGAGAACCTCAGCAGCCTTCAGCACACTGGGCAGCGCCATCACCAGGAAGTTCGGGGACATGAG GTCCAACTCTATAGG CTACTCTATCAGACACTCTATGAGCATGCCCACCATGAG AAACTCCCCCAGCTTCAAGTCTTTTGAGGAGACAGTTGAGAATACAGTGTCCACTATCAAG ACAAAGGTCGGCGCttcagagagcagaggcagcttTGAGGAAGTCCTCTCCTCCGCAGCCAATGCCAGCTCTCAGGACACACCCACCAACATCTTGACGGACAGCTCCGAGAGGCCGTGCTAG
- the tpd52l1 gene encoding tumor protein D53 isoform X4 yields the protein METRQQELYSSVLSEAVVDWGSMGPGEEWVNSATHEGEQGLNQGMFYPSGEELVKRSSDGEYVAPVVQNGRSFTERAKTSPSGDDQWGQTSVSHSDNWVMSTTWDMQLDSTERGHLTAGFLDSEPLREADEDFVSDVNLNNPIMTEEEREEIQQELAKLEEEISTLKQVLLSKEKQHADLKQKLGITPLNELRSNFSRGWHDMQTSTAYKKTSETLSTAGQRTSAAFSTLGSAITRKFGDMRNSPSFKSFEETVENTVSTIKTKVGASESRGSFEEVLSSAANASSQDTPTNILTDSSERPC from the exons ATGGAGACCAGACAACAAG AGTTGTACTCAAGTGTTCTGAGTGAAGCAGTGGTGGACTGGGGCAGCATGGGTCCAGGAGAGGAATGGGTTAACTCAGCCACACACGAGGGAGAGCAGG GTTTGAATCAGGGTATGTTTTACCCCTCTGGTGAGGAATTGGTTAAAAGGAGCTCAGATGGTGAATACGTGGCTCCAGTGGTCCAAAATGGGCGAAGCTTCACAGAACGTGCTAAAACTTCACCATCAGGGGACGATCAGTGGGGTCAGACGTCAGTGTCCCACTCTGACAACTGGGTCATGTCCACCACTTGGGACATGCAGCTGGACAGCACAG AGAGAGGACACCTCACAGCAG gTTTCCTGGACTCTGAGCCACTGAGGGAAGCTGATGAAGATTTTGTGTCAGATGTCAACTTAAACAACCCCAtcatgacagaggaggagagagaggagattcAGCAAGAGTTAGCTAAA TTGGAAGAGGAGATCAGCACGCTGAAGCAGGTTTTGTTgtccaaagagaagcagcacgCTGACCTCAAACAGAAACTGGGCATCACTCCTCTGAACGAGCTCAGAAGCAACTTCAGCAGAGGCTGGCACGACATGCAGACCTCCACGGC CTATAAGAAGACATCAGAGACACTGTCCACAGCAGGGCAGAGAACCTCAGCAGCCTTCAGCACACTGGGCAGCGCCATCACCAGGAAGTTCGGGGACATGAG AAACTCCCCCAGCTTCAAGTCTTTTGAGGAGACAGTTGAGAATACAGTGTCCACTATCAAG ACAAAGGTCGGCGCttcagagagcagaggcagcttTGAGGAAGTCCTCTCCTCCGCAGCCAATGCCAGCTCTCAGGACACACCCACCAACATCTTGACGGACAGCTCCGAGAGGCCGTGCTAG
- the LOC143336748 gene encoding E3 ubiquitin-protein ligase rnf146-like, which produces MFSMAGLGGDVDCSVNALAPTKLIEEVGDTCATDPSSSTSTPECAICLQSCIHPVRLPCCHVFCFLCVKGASWHSKRCALCRQEVPEDFLERPVLLSPDELKAAAAGVSRSVGSGGVSCGDFVWYYEGRNGWWQYDERTSRELEEAFSKGRKSTEMLIAGFLYVADLENMVQYRRNEHGRRRKIKRDVLDIPKKGVAGLRLDPEPVPIPALPVVTPVATERISSADGSDTTGQSQSSSFGIMLSLPPVRPPTLLGRHLTSPLSPSPSTLEESFSQLLISQPEDGEEVEGDHEPQTYEYASGSSESEEEREYEGEESMPRRRLRQRPLRERQPARMPPRGGPSSSALSLRSRSPDGQCTVTEV; this is translated from the exons ATGTTCAG TATGGCCGGACTTGGAGGAGACGTGGACTGTTCAGTGAATGCCCTGGCTCCCACCAAGCTGATAGAGGAAGTGGGTGACACTTGTGCTACAGACCCTTCCAGCTCCACCAGCACCCCTGAGTGTGCCATCTGCCTGCAAAGCTGCATCCACCCTGTGCGCCTCCCATGTTGCCACgtcttctgtttcctctgtgtgaaagGTGCCTCGTGGCACAGCAAACGCTGTGCTCTCTGCCGACAAGAAGTCCCGGAGGACTTCCTGGAGCGGCCGGTTCTCCTCTCGCCTGATgaactgaaagcagcagcagcaggggttAGCCGAAGTGTAGGGTCAGGGGGTGTTTCTTGTGGAGACTTTGTATGGTACTATGAGGGCCGCAATGGCTGGTGGCAATATGATGAGAGGACCAGCcgtgagctggaggaggccttCTCCAAGGGCAGGAAGAGCACAGAGATGCTGATTGCAGGGTTTCTCTATGTGGCTGACCTGGAGAACATGGTGCAGTATCGCCGGAATGAGCACGGCCGCAGACGTAAGATAAAGCGCGATGTTTTAGATATCCCCAAGAAGGGAGTCGCAGGACTGAGGTTGGATCCTGAACCTGTCCCCATTCCTGCATTACCTGTTGTCACCCCAGTTGCAACAGAACGCATCAGCTCAGCTGATGGATCGGACACTACAGGCCAATCACAGTCCTCTTCCTTTGGGATTATGCTGTCTCTTCCCCCTGTTAGACCTCCAACACTCCTGGGGCGCCACCTTACCAGTCCCCTTTCTCCTTCACCCTCAACTCTGGAAGAGTCTTTCTCCCAGCTCCTAATCAGCCAGCCAGAGGATGGTGAAGAGGTGGAAGGAGACCATGAGCCACAGACCTATGAGTATGCATCTGGCAGCAgtgagagtgaggaggaaagggagTACGAGGGAGAGGAATCGATGCCACGGAGAAGACTTAGGCAAAGACCGCTAAGAGAGAGGCAGCCAGCCAGAATGCCTCCAAGGGGCGGCCCCTCTAGCTCTGCGCTCAGTCTCCGCTCACGTAGTCCTGATGGACAGTGCACTGTGACAGAGGTGTGA
- the hddc2 gene encoding 5'-deoxynucleotidase HDDC2: MAATTEMVACMSNMLRFMKLIGQLKRVPRTGWVYRNVKKPESVSDHMYRMAMMSLTITDPTVDKDRCIKLALVHDMAECIVGDIAPSDNISKAEKHRREEEAMRHLSGLLPEGLKQEIYGLWEEYETQSSAEARLVKQFDLLEMILQAHEYEELEGAPGRLQEFFDSTAGRFHHPDVLQLISSLNKERGCHMTKADEAKNSQTAGAESSQPRTTSDTSSSSSS, from the exons ATGGCGGCCACCACGGAGATGGTAGCCTGCATGAGCAATATGCTGCGATTTATGAAACTTATCGGACAGCTCAAA AGGGTCCCGAGGACCGGCTGGGTGTACAGGAACGTGAAGAAACCAGAGAGCGTGTCAGACCACATGTACCGGATGGCCATGATGTCTCTGACCATCACTGACCCCACAGTGGACAAGGACAG ATGTATAAAGCTGGCTCTGGTTCATGACATGGCAgagtgcattgtgggagataTTGCTCCATCAGACAACATCAgtaaagcagagaaacacagacgaGAGGAG GAGGCGATGAGACATCTGTCAGGTCTTCTGCCGGAGGGACTCAAACAGGAGATTTATGGACTGTGGGAG GAATATGAGACccagagcagtgcagaggccaGGCTGGTGAAACAGTTTGACCTGCTGGAGATGATCCTTCAGGCTCATGAGTACGAAGAGCTGGAGGGGGCGCCGGGAAGACTGCAGGAGTTCTTTGACTCCACTGCCG GTCGTTTCCACCACCCTGACgtgctgcagctcatcagctctttgaacaaagagagaggatgTCACATGACCAAAGCGGATGAAGCAAAGAACTCACAGACGGCTGGTGCTGAATCTTCGCAGCCACGCACGACTTcagacacctcctcctcctcctcctcctga
- the tpd52l1 gene encoding tumor protein D53 isoform X6 codes for METRQQGFLDSEPLREADEDFVSDVNLNNPIMTEEEREEIQQELAKLEEEISTLKQVLLSKEKQHADLKQKLGITPLNELRSNFSRGWHDMQTSTAYKKTSETLSTAGQRTSAAFSTLGSAITRKFGDMRSNSIGYSIRHSMSMPTMRNSPSFKSFEETVENTVSTIKTKVGASESRGSFEEVLSSAANASSQDTPTNILTDSSERPC; via the exons ATGGAGACCAGACAACAAG gTTTCCTGGACTCTGAGCCACTGAGGGAAGCTGATGAAGATTTTGTGTCAGATGTCAACTTAAACAACCCCAtcatgacagaggaggagagagaggagattcAGCAAGAGTTAGCTAAA TTGGAAGAGGAGATCAGCACGCTGAAGCAGGTTTTGTTgtccaaagagaagcagcacgCTGACCTCAAACAGAAACTGGGCATCACTCCTCTGAACGAGCTCAGAAGCAACTTCAGCAGAGGCTGGCACGACATGCAGACCTCCACGGC CTATAAGAAGACATCAGAGACACTGTCCACAGCAGGGCAGAGAACCTCAGCAGCCTTCAGCACACTGGGCAGCGCCATCACCAGGAAGTTCGGGGACATGAG GTCCAACTCTATAGG CTACTCTATCAGACACTCTATGAGCATGCCCACCATGAG AAACTCCCCCAGCTTCAAGTCTTTTGAGGAGACAGTTGAGAATACAGTGTCCACTATCAAG ACAAAGGTCGGCGCttcagagagcagaggcagcttTGAGGAAGTCCTCTCCTCCGCAGCCAATGCCAGCTCTCAGGACACACCCACCAACATCTTGACGGACAGCTCCGAGAGGCCGTGCTAG